A region from the Branchiostoma lanceolatum isolate klBraLanc5 chromosome 2, klBraLanc5.hap2, whole genome shotgun sequence genome encodes:
- the LOC136428381 gene encoding putative histone-lysine N-methyltransferase PRDM6: MQVRQPDVVLLARTYSFTPEDVDFYLYGRNPVRAVQLPGLKRKPQDPQWCDLCKEDHQGECPVHGPLHSLRRMVSGAPAEQKQHGQQYPYAVTSLPDEVTLCHSSIPGEGYGICATRTIPVGTWIGPYEGVRMRSGEISCAVKTTHFWEMYENGMFNHYIDGTDVRRASWMRYIRCARHRVEQNMVATQYRGCIFYKIFREIKANEELLVWYDPDSYIQFMGVPLGRRVKDEDITAPPSVTMVLQKSGCQSSSVTEADKVEAESADTASTNGHTRSPNRSLRHHSIRTNPHKHTGIFSARPSRHRRPHNNTVTQSSPDQAEVLGQGTSQLSSAGRTTDFSDWNLWKCGQCFKTFTQRVLLQMHVCSRNPDRPYQCGHCTQAFSQPIDLRNHVVTHSSDRPFKCGYCGRAFAGATTLNNHIRTHTGERPFRCGKCKRRFSQATQLSRHQRTSGDCQQEPGNETETDEQSEASA; this comes from the exons ATGCAGGTGCGCCAGCCAGACGTCGTCCTACTGGCAAGGACGTACAGTTTCACACCTGAAGACGTCGACTTCTACCTGTACGGCAGGAACCCCGTCCGTGCGGTCCAACTGCCCGGGCTGAAGAGGAAGCCACAAGACCCGCAGT GGTGTGACCTTTGTAAGGAGGATCACCAGGGGGAGTGTCCGGTCCACGGCCCGCTGCACTCCCTCAGGCGGATGGTAAGCGGCGCTCCTGCCGAACAGAAACAACACGGCCAACAGTACCCGTACGCCGTCACCAGCCTACCAGACGAG GTGACGCTGTGCCACAGTAGTATCCCGGGGGAGGGGTATGGCATCTGCGCCACCAGGACTATACCTGTCGGCACTTGGATCGGACCTTACGAGGGGGTGCGCATGCGCTCAGGAGAGATTTCCTGTGCCGTGAAAACAACCCATTTCTGGGAG ATGTATGAGAACGGAATGTTCAACCATTACATAGACGGGACCGACGTGCGTCGGGCCAGCTGGATGCGCTACATCAGATGTGCACGTCACCGCGTCGAGCAGAACATGGTGGCTACACAGTACAGGGGCTGTATCTTCTACAAGATCTTCAG AGAAATCAAGGCTAATGAGGAACTACTGGTTTGGTACGACCCCGACTCCTACATACAGTTCATGGGCGTTCCGCTAGGGCGCAGAGTCAAGGATGAAGACA TCACAGCGCCACCATCGGTAACCATGGTACTGCAAAAGAGCGGGTGTCAATCATCATCCGTGACGGAAGCTGACAAAGTAGAGGCGGAGTCTGCCGACACGGCCTCAACCAACGGACACACACGCTCCCCAAACCGGTCCTTACGGCATCATTCTATTCGGACAAACCCGCACAAACACACGGGAATATTCAGCGCTAGGCCGAGCCGTCATAGGCGTCCTCACAACAACACCGTTACACAGTCTTCACCTGACCAGGCCGAGGTACTGGGACAGGGGACATCGCAGCTTTCCTCCGCGGGGAGAACCACCGATTTCTCCGACTGGAACCTGTGGAAATGTGGCCAGTGCTTCAAGACGTTCACACAGAGAGTGCTGCTGCAGATGCACGTGTGTTCCCGTAACCCGGACCGGCCGTACCAGTGTGGTCACTGTACACAAGCCTTTTCTCAG CCAATAGACCTGCGAAACCACGTGGTGACACATTCAAGTGACCGGCCCTTCAAGTGCGGGTACTGCGGCAGAGCGTTCGCCGGAGCCACGACTCTCAACAACCACATCCGGACTCACACGGGAGAGAGGCCCTTTAG ATGCGGCAAGTGTAAAAGGCGTTTCTCCCAGGCCACCCAGCTGAGTAGACATCAGAGGACGTCTGGCGACTGCCAACAGGAGCCTGGGAACGAGACCGAAACAGACGAGCAGAGCGAAGCCTCGGCGTAG